In Saccharomycodes ludwigii strain NBRC 1722 chromosome III, whole genome shotgun sequence, one DNA window encodes the following:
- the SRL4 gene encoding Srl4p (similar to Saccharomyces cerevisiae YPL033C | SRL4 | Suppressor of Rad53 null Lethality or Suppressor of Rad53 and Lcd1) yields the protein MNKKNTIPNSFSEKILAGVCNKIYSLTNKTFEEITGGSANKLKQNDYVLIIGGFSNMFGFNLCRDLVFTKNIKLINIDKNFATTVYNPKQSYDEHNCIRLEPKVFINKTGLSDKELRKKDFENYFHIICDDFSDKEKVLQSLAKVKEISSNIHVLINNVHEGYHIFPYKYPKSHQLSEYQNNSIYLGDPEKFHKITQSNLTNIIIATKYVLNHYNNHQSLYIINVSQILGTYPAAFKGFYAASKAGLNQFHQSLTYEQDERNKDGYYNVKTLLVILPQMHQDELYGWKQYINDERRFWESCALQVIYALEHGRRGQMYIEVWDVFHYLLRCVHLVKFWQFGYINSLWHNIGSNEHTWK from the coding sequence atgaataaaaagaatacaATTCCCAACAGCTTTAGCGAAAAAATCTTGGCAGGCGTATGTAACAAAATATACAGTCTGACAAACAAAACATTTGAAGAGATAACGGGAGGATCGGCAAATAAACTTAAGCAGAATGATtatgttttaattatagGTGGCTTCTCCAACATGTTTGGATTCAATTTGTGCAGAGATTTAGTTTTCACAAAGAATATTAAACTAATAAACATAGATAAAAACTTTGCAACTACAGTTTATAATCCTAAACAGTCATATGATGAACACAACTGTATCAGATTAGAACCCAAAGtgtttataaataaaacaggGTTAAGTGACAAAGAGTTGCGAAAAAAAGactttgaaaattattttcatattattTGTGATGATTTTAGTGATAAGGAAAAGGTATTACAATCTTTAGCAAAAGTAAAAGAGATCAGTAGTAATATCCATGTcttaattaataatgttCATGAAGGGTATCATATTTTTCCATATAAATATCCTAAATCCCACCAGCTGAGTGAATATCAGAATAATTCAATATATCTAGGTGACCCTGAAAAATTTCATAAAATTACGCAGAGTAATCTaactaatattattattgctacaAAATATGTATTAAatcattataataatcatcagtcgttgtatattataaatgtttCACAAATATTAGGAACATATCCAGCTGCATTTAAAGGATTCTATGCAGCATCAAAAGCAGGATTGAACCAATTTCATCAAAGTTTGACCTATGAACAGGATGAAAGGAACAAAGATGGATATTATAATGTGAAAACATTATTGGTTATATTACCTCAAATGCACCAAGATGAATTATATGGCTGGAAACAGTATATAAACGACGAAAGAAGATTTTGGGAATCTTGTGCACTACAAGTGATCTATGCATTGGAACATGGTCGTCGCGGACAGATGTATATTGAAGTTTGGGATGTTTTTCATTATCTGTTAAGATGTGTTCATTTGGTTAAATTTTGGCAATTTGGTTACATAAATAGTTTGTGGCATAATATTGGATCAAATGAACATACTTGGaagtaa